The following are from one region of the Juglans regia cultivar Chandler chromosome 10, Walnut 2.0, whole genome shotgun sequence genome:
- the LOC109009948 gene encoding protein ROOT INITIATION DEFECTIVE 3-like: MRNGGNIILHRFPAHADSITDITLGVGLCNSTIISCSLDCTCKFWNLSRGTHLKTVAFPCIIFGVALDPTKSEFHAVGSDGSVYKGTLKVGSKKLVSQWGELVKWTQKHDGAVISLGITNEGQNLVSAAEDGSVWNWVITTGEIIMALKNEMGSISDMVVSTGRISYGKGHGLGGTSATDILGNPSHFGRELSFPMKQTLEMEEILTLVAKDRSRVIDMLESAIDMYEKLLELILKEAKEGTDTCSE; this comes from the coding sequence ATGAGAAATGGAGGCAATATCATACTACATCGATTTCCAGCACATGCTGATTCAATAACTGACATTACTCTTGGAGTGGGGCTTTGCAACTCTACAATAATCTCTTGCTCATTGGATTGTACATGTAAGTTCTGGAATCTTTCACGTGGGACACATCTTAAGACAGTGGCATTCCCATGCATAATTTTTGGAGTTGCACTAGACCCAACAAAGTCTGAGTTTCATGCAGTAGGGTCAGATGGTTCTGTTTACAAGGGAACATTGAAGGTTGGAAGCAAAAAACTTGTTAGCCAATGGGGGGAACTGGTGAAATGGACCCAAAAACATGATGGGGCAGTCATATCTTTGGGGATAACAAATGAGGGGCAGAATTTGGTATCTGCAGCAGAAGATGGAAGTGTATGGAATTGGGTAATCACGACTGGAGAGATCATTATGGCTCTTAAAAATGAGATGGGGAGCATTAGTGATATGGTGGTGAGCACAGGGAGGATTAGTTATGGCAAGGGGCATGGCCTTGGAGGGACTTCTGCAACTGATATATTAGGGAATCCGAGTCATTTTGGTAGAGAGTTGAGTTTTCCCATGAAGCAGACACTAGAAATGGAAGAGATATTGACTTTGGTGGCAAAGGATAGGAGCAGAGTCATTGACATGCTTGAATCTGCCATCGATATGTACGAGAAGCTCTTGGAACTCATTCTCAAAGAAGCCAAGGAAGGCACCGACACATGTAGTGAGTAA